GTTTTTACTTGAGATAGAATGCAGAATGCCCCGGGAGTCCAATTCCGCAAGAATCGTTTTAATTTGTGGCTTCAATTCGACTTTGTCCGATTCCAGCAAAACCCCGTCCCAGATCGTATGGTCCAAATCCCAAACGATACATTTGATTTCCTTGGGTTCTCCCATATAAATATTGACCTCCTTACAAAATACAATTTATTCTGCTGACGATTAAGAGCAATATAAACCGAAGCAGCCCCGCCAGCCAAACTCCATCGTCCATCATCCATTAAACAAAACATCCAATTCACCCTGACTTAAATTTACCGTATCAAAATCAGATGGTGTGAAATCGGCTTGTTCACTATTTTCACAAAAGTCGACGATCTCTGTTATTTTTCTTACAAAGGCATCTGCAAACATCTCCATCGTATCCTTATTGAACTTGGATGTACTGTACGTCACACTGATTCGCAGCTTATTACCGATCACCATGGCCACGATATCAACGAGGCATAATAGACGGTTGCCGGGGCACATATCACTTCCGGTATCCTCAGTTGCAATGCCGATCAAAGTACTCTGTAGATGGTTATCGATTTCGCCCATATAATTAAACCGGATGCTCCCTTGGCTCTGATCCTTAATATGACGGGCCAGATAAACTAGGATGCCATAATCGATACCTTTGTTAGGAATTTCTCTAAGCTTCTCTTTTACATACTTGAGGATTTCTGCAGTTCCTTTACTTGGCAGGCGGATGTTAACCGGATAGATCGATGTAAACCAACCTACAGTTCTTGATATATCAAGATCGAACAGCTCTTCCCGACCATGCCCCTCAAGTTCTATGGTCATGTTATCCCGGCCTGACCTCTCACCAATTGCCATTGCGAGTGAGGTGACTAGTAAATCGTTCGTCTGGGTACGAAACGCTTCATTAGCCTCGCCCAAAAGTTTCCTGGTTACCCCCTCTGAAAGTTCTCGCACAAGTGTAGTACAGACGGCAATACGGTCATCTTCTGAAGAAAAGTCAGGGGTCAACACATCCTCCCTGTTATGTACGACTTCTTGCCAATACGCGCTGTGTTCTAAGACCTGCTCCTGACCGTACGCATCGATCGCTTCTGACCATGCCTGTATGGAATGCGTCTTCGGAGCAAGCGAGACAATCTGTCCGCTCATAGCAGATTGCAGGAGATGATCAAAGTCTTCCAGCAGTATTCTCCAAGAAATACCATCCACAACCAAGTGGTGAGCTGTAAGCAAAAGACGTTTTCCTTTTTCCCCCATATTGAACAAAGCCGCTTTTATGGGTAACCCCTCGTTGATACGAAGGCTTGCTTTGACCATTTCCGCTTTCCTCTTCAAGATATCTGTCTGTTCACTTGGGGGACAGCCGGAAAGATCAAATTGATAAAGCTCAAGCTCTTCCTGATTAACACTCTTATATATCAGATAATCGTTTTCCATATCATACTGGAGTCTAAGGGAATCATGATGTTGAATTAAAGAATAAATCGCATTCTTTAACTCTTCGGATGTTACCTCTTTTTTTAAAGTAAGCAGAATAGACTGCGCATAATAATGGGGGTTATTCCATCCCCTTGATTTAAACCAATGTATAATGGGCAGCGGGGACACTTTACCTTCACACAGTCCCTGCTCAATTGGCCGTAATGTATTTGAGACAAGCAATGATGCGAGCTCTTCTATGGTCGGATAACTTAAAACATCTTTCACTTTTATGCCGTATCCTGCCCCATTTATTTTCGATACAATCTGGATAGCCTTGATGGAGTCTCCACCAAGCCTATAAAAATTATCGTTTCGTCCCACATTTTCAACCCGAAGCACTTCCTTGAAAATGTCCGTCAACAGTATTTCCGCAGGACTTATTTCTATTGACTTTTCTGTAACCGGCGTTTTATCTGGGAGGGGCAGCATCGCCCGATTAACTTTTCCGTTTGCCGTAAGCGGCAGCTTATCAAGGCGAATAAAGTAAGCCGGAATCATATAGGACGGCAAAACTTCTGCCAGCTGCTTCCGTAGCTTCAGAGAGGGAAGCTCTCTTTCAGCGACATAATAAGCGACAAGATAAGGTTGTTCATCATTGCCCCTGAAGTCAATAACCGCCGCCTCTCCTATCTGTTTCAATGTCAATAATTGATGTTCAATTTCTCCCAATTCAATACGGTAACCTTTTATTTTGACCTGATGATCGATCCGCCCAAGATACGTGATGCCGCCTTCATCCGACCTTATGGCAAGATCACCCGTTTTATACATTTTGTACCCCGGCATATACAGATTATCGAGAAAACGCTCCGCCGTAAGTTCAGCTCTATGCAGGTACCCACGGGCAACCCCTTCGCCAGAGATATAGATTTCTCCAACTGCTCCTGCCGGAACCGGCTCCAGCCACTTATCGAGCAAGTAAATCTGCATGTTATCAATCGCGTTACCTATTGATACAGAGGCGCCTTTGTCACTCTCAGGGTCGAACCGGTGAATCATACAGCCGACTACTGTTTCGGTCGGACCGTATTCGTTGTAAATATCAACTTCCCCTTG
This Paenibacillus larvae subsp. larvae DNA region includes the following protein-coding sequences:
- a CDS encoding non-ribosomal peptide synthetase gives rise to the protein MNESKIYPLTHAQKRIWYVEHIYPGTSIHNIGGLIKIYGPANFDMLEEAINLFIQQNEAIRIRLVERNGDVQQTVSEYQRRIFPRIDFTKADSYVDVDTWLHAEFSRPFSLNGEFLYDFALVKLDIGESAYLTKVHHIISDGWSFQLMTTQINQIYTQLMNGEEVNQNLRHSYLDYTRQEQQYLSSSRFLKNKQYWLEKFEGIQDVNLHASYANTEGRRKTFILNQSMSEKIRDFTNKHRISLNTFFVAAMLLYLHKVTQQDRITLGTPVLNRSGAKEKNMFGMFTSTMPLFAEIQHEMSFSAFALYVNRELMQCYFHQRYPYNLLVQDLQLQKRGIDQLFQVCVNYYNTRFDRKFGPGWRMQQIEIHNGHQLYPLQLIVTDWLSNGGMELYFDYKTSDYNETQIEDMFHRLCHIADQILMQPDEQVTSLQMLFPEERFKLLYSSNSSSCDYPLHKTIGQLFEEQVKQTPDRVAVTYGTQSLTYRELNERANQLARILVHRGIGSSQTLIAIMARHSLEMVIGIWAVIKAGGAYLPIDPDYPKERIEYILRDSSAALLLTTSREWKEGYPYNEGSVLLLDDEQLYIGEKEDLSIPVKPEDLVYVIYTSGSTGNPKGTMIKHRGLVNYICWASKTYIRDLDDVFALYSSIAFDLTVTSIFTPLISGNRIEIYDSDGSEFVLNRILQDNKVTVIKLTPAHLSLIKNLNVTESSVRTLIVGGEDLKTLLAGQIYKNFQGEVDIYNEYGPTETVVGCMIHRFDPESDKGASVSIGNAIDNMQIYLLDKWLEPVPAGAVGEIYISGEGVARGYLHRAELTAERFLDNLYMPGYKMYKTGDLAIRSDEGGITYLGRIDHQVKIKGYRIELGEIEHQLLTLKQIGEAAVIDFRGNDEQPYLVAYYVAERELPSLKLRKQLAEVLPSYMIPAYFIRLDKLPLTANGKVNRAMLPLPDKTPVTEKSIEISPAEILLTDIFKEVLRVENVGRNDNFYRLGGDSIKAIQIVSKINGAGYGIKVKDVLSYPTIEELASLLVSNTLRPIEQGLCEGKVSPLPIIHWFKSRGWNNPHYYAQSILLTLKKEVTSEELKNAIYSLIQHHDSLRLQYDMENDYLIYKSVNQEELELYQFDLSGCPPSEQTDILKRKAEMVKASLRINEGLPIKAALFNMGEKGKRLLLTAHHLVVDGISWRILLEDFDHLLQSAMSGQIVSLAPKTHSIQAWSEAIDAYGQEQVLEHSAYWQEVVHNREDVLTPDFSSEDDRIAVCTTLVRELSEGVTRKLLGEANEAFRTQTNDLLVTSLAMAIGERSGRDNMTIELEGHGREELFDLDISRTVGWFTSIYPVNIRLPSKGTAEILKYVKEKLREIPNKGIDYGILVYLARHIKDQSQGSIRFNYMGEIDNHLQSTLIGIATEDTGSDMCPGNRLLCLVDIVAMVIGNKLRISVTYSTSKFNKDTMEMFADAFVRKITEIVDFCENSEQADFTPSDFDTVNLSQGELDVLFNG